One stretch of Salmo trutta chromosome 7, fSalTru1.1, whole genome shotgun sequence DNA includes these proteins:
- the LOC115197665 gene encoding endoplasmin, which produces MKRIWFIGLLCALLAFASVRAEDELDIDGAVEDDLGKSRDGSKTDDEVVQREEESIQLDGLNAAQIKEIREKSEKHVFQAEVNRMMKLIINSLYKNKEIFLRELISNASDALDKIRLLSLTNEDALAANEELTIKIKSDKEKNMLHITDTGVGMTKEDLIRNLGTIAKSGTSEFLNKMTEVESEGQSTSELIGQFGVGFYSAFLVADKVIVSSKHNNGTQHIWESDSNEFSVIEDPRGDTLGRGTTITLVMKEEATDYLELETIKNLVRKYSQFINFPIYVWSSKTETVEEPIDEDTEAEEKDATEDEVEVEEEEDEKEDKPKTKKVEKTVWDWELMNDIKPIWTRPAKEVEEDEYKAFYKTFSKDTDEPLSHIHFTAEGEVTFKSILFVPAAAPRGMFDEYGTKKNDFIKLFVRRVFITDDFNDMMPKYLNFVRGVVDSDDLPLNVSRETLQQHKLLKVIRKKLVRKTLDMIKKIAEEQYNEKFWKEFGTNIKLGVIEDHSNRTRLAKLLRFQTSNSDTVLASLEQYVERMKDKQDKIYFMAGTSRKEAESSPFVESLLKKGYEVIYLTEPVDEYCVQALPEFDGKRFQNVAKEGIKFDESDKAKETREALEKEYEPLTTWMKDSALKDKIEKAILSQRLTKSPCALVASQYGWSGNMERIMKAQAYQTGKDISTNYYASQKKTLEINPKHPLIKEMLKRVSTDGEDQTASDLAMVLFETATLRSGYQLQDTKAYGDRIERMLRLSMNVDLTEQVEEEPEEEPEEEPEEPAEDEAAEEEEEIPDEEAVTDKDEL; this is translated from the exons ATGAAGCGGATTTGGTTTATTGGGCTGCTCTGTGCACTTTTAGCATTCG CATCTGTGAGAGCAGAAGATGAACTTGACATTGACGGCGCTGTGGAGGATGATCTGGGAAAGAGCAGAGATGGATCCAAGACGGATGACGAGGTGGTGCAGAG aGAGGAGGAGTCTATCCAGCTGGACGGGCTGAACGCAGCTCAGATCAAAGAGATTAGAGAGAAGTCGGAGAAACATGTCTTCCAGGCAGAGGTCAATCGCATGATGAAACTCATCATCAACTCTCTCTACAAGAACAAGGAG ATCTTCTTGAGGGAGTTGATCTCCAACGCCTCTGATGCTTTGGATAAGATCAGACTGTTGTCTCTGACCAATGAGGATGCACTGGCAGCCAACGAGGAGCTCACCATCAAGATCAAG TCTGACAAGGAGAAGAACATGCTCCACATCACAGACACGGGTGTTGGCATGACCAAAGAAGACCTGATTAGAAATCTGGGTACCATCGCCAAGTCAGGCACCAGCGAGTTCCTGAACAAGATGACAGAGGTTGAAAGTGAGGGCCAGTCCACCTCAGAGCTGATTGGACAGTTCGGCGTGGGCTTCTACTCTGCCTTCCTGGTTGCTGACAAGGTGATTGTGTCTTCGAAGCACAACAATGGCACGCAGCACATCTGGGAGTCTGACTCCAATGAGTTCAGCGTGATTGAGGACCCCCGCGGAGACACCCTAGGAAGGGGCACCACCATCAC GTTGGTGATGAAGGAGGAGGCTACAGACTACCTGGAGCTGGAGACCATCAAGAACCTGGTCAGAAAGTACTCCCAGTTCATCAACTTCCCCATCTACGTCTGGTCcagcaag ACTGAGACTGTTGAGGAGCCCATCGACGAGGACACCGAGGCAGAGGAGAAAGATGCCACTGAGGatgaggtagaggtggaggaagaggaggatgagaaggaggACAAGCCAAAGACAAAGAAG GTTGAGAAGACTGTGTGGGACTGGGAGCTGATGAACGACATTAAGCCGATCTGGACGAGACCAGCCAAAGAAGTAGAGGAAGACGAGTACAAGGCTTTCTACAAGACCTTCTCCAAG GACACAGATGAGCCCCTGTCCCATATCCACTTCACAGCTGAGGGTGAGGTCACCTTCAAGTCCATCCTGTTTGTCCCTGCTGCCGCCCCCAGGGGCATGTTCGACGAGTACGGAACCAAGAAGAACGACTTCATCAAGCTGTTTGTCCGTAGAGTGTTCATCACTGATGACTTCAATGACATGATGCCCAAATACCTGAACTTTGTCAGGGGAGTG GTGGACTCTGATGACCTGCCCCTGAACGTGTCTAGAGAAACCCTGCAGCAACACAAGCTGCTCAAG GTCATTCGTAAGAAGCTGGTGCGTAAGACCCTGGACATGATCAAGAAGATTGCAGAAGAGCAGTACAACGAGAAGTTCTGGAAGGAGTTTGGCACCAACATCAAGCTGGGCGTTATTGAGGATCACTCCAACAGGACCCGTCTGGCTAAGCTGCTACGTTTCCAGACCTCCAACAGCGACACGGTGCTGGCCAGCCTGGAGCAGTACGTAGAGAGGATGAAGGACAAGCAGGACAAGATCTACTTCATGGCCGGGACCAGCCGCAAGGAG GCGGAGTCTTCTCCCTTCGTGGAGAGTCTGTTGAAGAAGGGTTATGAGGTCATCTACCTGACTGAGCCAGTTGATGAGTACTGTGTCCAGGCTCTGCCGGAGTTCGATGGAAAGCGCTTCCAGAACGTGGCCAAGGAGGGCATTAAGTTTGACGAGAGTGACAAGGCCAAGGAGACAAGGGAGGCCCTGGAGAAGGAGTATGAACCTCTCACCACCTGGATGAAGGACAGCGCCCTCAAGGATAAG ATTGAGAAGGCCATCCTGTCCCAGAGGCTGACCAAGTCCCCCTGTGCTCTTGTAGCCAGCCAGTACGGCTGGTCTGGTAACATGGAGAGGATCATGAAGGCACAGGCCTACCAGACCGGGAAAGACATCTCCACAAA TTATTATGCAAGCCAGAAGAAAACATTAGAAATCAACCCGAAGCACCCTCTCATTAAGGAGATGCTGAAACGTGTTTCT ACGGATGGCGAGGACCAGACTGCCTCAGACCTGGCCATGGTGCTGTTTGAGACTGCCACGCTGCGTTCAGGCTACCAGCTCCAAGACACCAAGGCTTACGGAGACCGGATTGAGCGTATGCTACGGCTCAGTATGAACGTGGACCTCACCGAACAG GTTGAGGAGGAGCCAGAGGAGGAGCCGGAGGAGGAGCCTGAAGAGCCAGCAGAAGATGAAGcggctgaggaagaggaggaaattCCAGATGAAGAAGCG GTAACAGACAAAGATGAGTTATAA